The stretch of DNA TAATATACTGAATGGCTTTTTTGATATTGGCATAAATTCGTCTCCCTGCTGCAATTCCTGTGATGAGTTTGTCCAAATCATCATTGGTAATCACTAATGAAGCTGCTGCTTTGGCTATTTCCGTTCCTTTGCTTCCCATTGCTACACCAATATGAGCAGCTTTCAGTGCAGGAGCATCGTTTACGCCATCGCCCAACATAGCAACAACTTCTTCATCTTTTTTGAAAGCATTGACTATTTTTAATTTAGCTTCGGGAAACATTCGGGTAAACAAGGTCGTTTTTCTTGACAGTTCAATCAATTCCGTTTCGGTGTGATGGATAATTTCAGCACCATTTACAGCCGGAGTTTCATTGATAATTCCCGCTTGCTGAGCAATCGCATTAGTAGTTTCGGCATTATCGCCTGTAATCACTTTTACTTTAATACCAGCATTGTAAATCTTTTGGAAAACTTCCTGAATATTTTTCTTTGGTGGGTCGTAAAACACGGTAAATCCTAAGAATTCAAAGTTGAAATCTTGTTGTTTTTCGGGGAAATCATTTCCTTCAAAATCGGCTTTGGCAACTCCTAAAACCCGATAACCTTGTTTGCCAAAATCACTGATATGCTGACGCATTTTTTCTTTTTCACTTTCTGAAAGATTGGACACGGCAAGAATGGCTTCGGGAGCACCTTTGGTGGCTATTATTCGCTCTCCCAATCCATTTTCAAAAAGATGGGTCATCATCGGTGGTTTACCGTCCAGCGGATATTCGTGTATCATTTGGAAATCTTTCCGTTGGTCATTCTGTTGTGTTTGCTCGTAAGCCTGATGCAATGTTTTTTCCATTGGATCAAACGGAACAGGTTCACTACTCCACATCGCAAATGCAATGAGTTCGGAAAGTTCGGGTGAATTAAAATGGGCTTCGTCAAAAACCTTGTTGGATTTATAATCAAAAAGGGCTTTCAAATGCATCGAATTTTCGGTAATGGTACCGGTTTTATCTGTACAAATTACAGTAGTGCTTCCCAGTGTTTCTACCACGCTGCTACGCTTGATTATTATACCTTCACGCATTAGTTTCCACGCTCCCAATGCCATAAACGTAGTGAAAGCCACAGGAATTTCTTCCGGTAAAATAGACATTGCCAAAGTCAGTCCCACTAACAGGCTTTCAATAATATTTCGGGATTGCCAAAAACTGAATGCCCAAACCATCAGAAAAACTACTATTCCAATAACGGCCATCCATTTGACAAATTTTGTAATCTGGATTTGCAAGGGTGATTGCTCTCCTTTGATCTTCTGAATGGATTGTCCGATTTTTCCCAGCTTGGTTTCCGCACCGATTTTTTCTACTTTAAAAACTGCCAGTCCAGAAACCGTCAACGAACCGCTATATACTTTTCTGTCTTCGGTATCCTGACTTTTGAACACCGAAAAGCTTTCTCCTGTTAGCGATGCTTCATTGACCGAAAAATCATTGCTGTGCACAATCTCACCATCCGCATTGATCATCTTTCCTTCTTCGGTAATGCACAAATCTCCCACGGCAATTTCGTGGGTAGGGATTTGTATTACTTTTGAGTTTCGGATAACCGTACTGAGCGGTTCGTTAAGCTTTTCCAATGCTTCCAATGCCTTTTTACTACGATTATCCTGATAGAACGAAATACCTGAAACGGCTATAATCGCTCCCAACATAAAAATTGCTTCGGAATAATTGCCCACAATCACATAAATAATCGCCACGGCAATGAGCAAAAGTAGCATCGGCTCTTTCAGTATCTCCAATAGCATCGTGTACCAGGTACTTTTCTTCACGTTATCTGCCTGATTATAACCGAAATCCTTTCGAGAGGTTTTAAGATCTTCCTCCGAAAGTCCGGTCAGGTTTTGAGGAATATTGTATTGCATTGTTTCTATAGTTTTTTTCTTAATCTCCACCAATCATTTTTGAAGCAATCCCTTTTTTATTGGATAATTCAGCGATTACAACTCCCACAAAATGCAAAAGAATAAAAATCGGAAACCAATAAATGCCCCATTTGTGGACAGTTTCAATATCTTCTTTCCATTGCGGAAAAAATCCTTTTTCAATACAAATACCCGTAACGGCAGAAATGAATACAAAAAGATAAAAATACACATAAGTAAAACCCTGTAACCGTTCTTTAAGTGGTTGATTGCTTTTAAATGGGTTAGGAAAGCGAATACCTTTTACCAACATATAAATTATTCTTGCAAGCAATGAAAATATCATAATGTGGGCAAATACTTCGTGCCACTGCCACATTGGTTCACGAATGCTTTTAGCGATTTCCGTCATCTGCTCTTTGGGTATTGCCGATGTTTTACTTTCAATAATTCCTGCTATATGGTTTTTATTCATCCAATACATACGAAGAAAACCAGTGATAAATAGCACAGGCATTGCAAATGCCATTATCCAATGCAGTAAACGATGAAAAATTGTAAATTTTTGTTGGGATTTCATCACTAAGAAAATTTAGTTAAAATACTGATGATAGTGCTGATAAGAATATTGCAGTTGCGAAACAATTTCATTTGCTTTTATTGCATCTGTTTCATTCTCTAATGTCTTAACTATGTCAAGGTGTGGGTGCAGCCATTTGTGCAGTTCATCGTGGCTTTTTCCGTCCATTGTACAACTTTTTATGAGTTGGCTGTTTTGGTCTTTTAGTTGTTCGGCAAGAGTTTTATAATCCGTCTTTCCGTCCTGAATATAGGTATTAACCAATTCTTCACCTTTCAATACAAAGGGTTTCATTTCTTCGTTCACAAGCCATTTTTCTCCATTGTTGAGCTCAATAGATTCTGAATTTTCATCGTGATGATGTTCTGCGTGGTTTTCGGTTTCCTGATGTGCTGTTGATTTTTCAGTAGAATTATTACAACTCCACAAAAGTACAACACTCATCCCAAATACAATTACTTTTTTCATAATCTGATTATTTCTTTTCTATCATTTTTAAAATTCCCTCTAAAACTGCTGTGCCGTCTTTCATTAGGTTAGACTTATGCCCCGAAATTTTCCATTTCAAAACCGTCATTCTCATTCCTCCAAGTATAATGGTGGTAAGCGTAGATGCACCTATTAATTTGTTGTATGTTCCGTCTTTTTGCCCTTTTTCGATGTTCTTATTGACGTATTGATGCATTAAGTCCATTATCTCGGAAACCTTATAACTTAATCCTTCATCATAATGAAAAATACTTTCTGCAAAAATCACACTGACAATCGCTGGTTTATTGGTAAATGTTTGTAGTTGTGAATTGAAAATGGCTCTCAATTTATCACCTTCCGTATCGTTTGGTTTGAAGGGAAGAGACTGAATGCGGTTTTTCATTTCGCTTTTGAAATACGACAATAAGCTCAACAAAATTTCATTTTTACTTTTGAAATGTCGATATAATGCGGGTTCAGATAAACCAATGTCTTCGGCAAGTGTTTTAATGGTCAGATTCTGAATTCCAAATTTTGAAATCCTGTTTGTTGCCGCTTCCATTATCTCAATTTGTCTGTCTGTAAATTCTTGCATACTTTTTAAATTAAAAAAGTTAGTTAGTATTCACTCGTAAAAGTAAGTAAACTTTTTAATTCAACAAGTTTTTTACAAAAAAAATGAATTGGTTGTTAGGGCAGGTAAAATTGGCTCTTTTCAAACTTTGGGTGGTGGGTGGGCTTGGTGCGGTTTGCAAATGTGCCAATGTGTGTCAGCTGAAATTATTTTTTAAAATGTGCGGCGGGAAAATTTTTTAAAACCTTTCGGGTCGGTCTGTGTCAAGTTGTAGCGACACTGTCTGTTTTGTCGTGAATGTTGATAATAGTAGGGGCTTACGCTTGCCTGTAACGAGCGGGCCGCGGCTTGGCGATAGTGGCGGATTAGGAAGCACGAACTTTCTATATTTCCCTTAACCCGCCATTGCGCCAAACCCTTGTGCTTGTTGCACAACTAGAATAACTTAAAATTTCTTAACTTGTTATCATGCAAGGCAAAAAAGAATTTACACCCCAATTATTTTACGATTTAAGTTTAGATCGATTGGTACCTTTTGATAATTACTATCGAATAATACAGCGAGAATTATCATTTGATTTTCTTTATCAAGCGACCGCTAAATATTATGGAAAAGAAGGTCAAAAAAGTATTGATCCTGTGGTCTTTTTCAAGATCTTATTGGTGGGTTATTTAAACAACATCAACAGCGATCGGGCATTGATTCGCTACTGTAGCAATTGTTTAGATGTACGTTTATTTTTAGGCTATGATTTAAATGAAGATTTACCTTGGCATTCAACCATTAGCCGAACACGTCAATTATTAGGAGAAGAAGTTTTTTTAGAATTGTTTCGTCAAGTGTTAAGTCTTTGCGTTAAAAAAGGAATGGTTCAAGGTCGTCGTCAAGCGGTGGATAGTGCATTTATCAAAGCCAATGCCAGCATGGATAGTTTAGTTGAAAAAGAAGTTTTAGAGGATGCTTCTGCTTATGTCAACGAATTAGAAGAAAATAGTGAATATAAAGTAACATCGACACGAAAAAAGATAGTAGAGCAACACCATAATTGGAAAAAAGAAGAATTTAAAGCGATGCCTGCCGCTCGAAAAAGTGTCCAAATCAATGAAGATGGGGAAGAAATCAGGCTCAAATTTTTAAGCAATCACACCCATTATAGTCCAACGGATCCTGATGCTAAAATCTCTACCAAACCAGGAAAACCGAGACAATTAAATTATGCAGGTCAATTAGCCGTAGATGATAAACACCATGTCATTACAGGCGCTTGTGCCAGTACAGCAGGGAGCAAGGACAGTGCGATTTTTTCAGAAATCATGAATCAAACCTTGGCAAATTTTAAGGGTAATGAGATGCAAATCGATCAAGT from Faecalibacter sp. LW9 encodes:
- a CDS encoding cation-translocating P-type ATPase: MQYNIPQNLTGLSEEDLKTSRKDFGYNQADNVKKSTWYTMLLEILKEPMLLLLIAVAIIYVIVGNYSEAIFMLGAIIAVSGISFYQDNRSKKALEALEKLNEPLSTVIRNSKVIQIPTHEIAVGDLCITEEGKMINADGEIVHSNDFSVNEASLTGESFSVFKSQDTEDRKVYSGSLTVSGLAVFKVEKIGAETKLGKIGQSIQKIKGEQSPLQIQITKFVKWMAVIGIVVFLMVWAFSFWQSRNIIESLLVGLTLAMSILPEEIPVAFTTFMALGAWKLMREGIIIKRSSVVETLGSTTVICTDKTGTITENSMHLKALFDYKSNKVFDEAHFNSPELSELIAFAMWSSEPVPFDPMEKTLHQAYEQTQQNDQRKDFQMIHEYPLDGKPPMMTHLFENGLGERIIATKGAPEAILAVSNLSESEKEKMRQHISDFGKQGYRVLGVAKADFEGNDFPEKQQDFNFEFLGFTVFYDPPKKNIQEVFQKIYNAGIKVKVITGDNAETTNAIAQQAGIINETPAVNGAEIIHHTETELIELSRKTTLFTRMFPEAKLKIVNAFKKDEEVVAMLGDGVNDAPALKAAHIGVAMGSKGTEIAKAAASLVITNDDLDKLITGIAAGRRIYANIKKAIQYIISIHIPIILTVSLPLFLGWIYPHIFTPVHVIFLELIMGPTCSIVYENEPMEKDTMQRKPRKMTETFLNWKELSISIIQGLIITAGVLFSYQFSVQKGSDEETTRAMVFTTLIFANVFLSLVNRSFVYSMFESFKYKNRLFPVIIGATLILLFAILYIPIFAGFFHVTGLNIPELGMTFLIAATSVLWFEMYKWIKRRK
- a CDS encoding cytochrome b/b6 domain-containing protein; this encodes MKSQQKFTIFHRLLHWIMAFAMPVLFITGFLRMYWMNKNHIAGIIESKTSAIPKEQMTEIAKSIREPMWQWHEVFAHIMIFSLLARIIYMLVKGIRFPNPFKSNQPLKERLQGFTYVYFYLFVFISAVTGICIEKGFFPQWKEDIETVHKWGIYWFPIFILLHFVGVVIAELSNKKGIASKMIGGD
- a CDS encoding TetR/AcrR family transcriptional regulator; the protein is MQEFTDRQIEIMEAATNRISKFGIQNLTIKTLAEDIGLSEPALYRHFKSKNEILLSLLSYFKSEMKNRIQSLPFKPNDTEGDKLRAIFNSQLQTFTNKPAIVSVIFAESIFHYDEGLSYKVSEIMDLMHQYVNKNIEKGQKDGTYNKLIGASTLTTIILGGMRMTVLKWKISGHKSNLMKDGTAVLEGILKMIEKK
- a CDS encoding IS1182 family transposase — its product is MQGKKEFTPQLFYDLSLDRLVPFDNYYRIIQRELSFDFLYQATAKYYGKEGQKSIDPVVFFKILLVGYLNNINSDRALIRYCSNCLDVRLFLGYDLNEDLPWHSTISRTRQLLGEEVFLELFRQVLSLCVKKGMVQGRRQAVDSAFIKANASMDSLVEKEVLEDASAYVNELEENSEYKVTSTRKKIVEQHHNWKKEEFKAMPAARKSVQINEDGEEIRLKFLSNHTHYSPTDPDAKISTKPGKPRQLNYAGQLAVDDKHHVITGACASTAGSKDSAIFSEIMNQTLANFKGNEMQIDQVLADAGYSSGESLGYCETHGIDAYIPNFGQYKPEREGFIFNKELNQYECIQEGGNGAILPFKRILTDSKGYQKKSYRSSEKSCADCPLRQSCCGKVTKFKKIEESIHKPLYDRMHEKITKNKRYFKQMVKRRSATVEPVLGTLINHHNMKRINSRGMA